The following proteins come from a genomic window of bacterium:
- a CDS encoding transposase, giving the protein TKSSFSQKISLEEKANQIYSLSQIFNAIILGTLSGMNRLSKIENFTLDPLVRYLLSIENKLDIDTIRYHIKKFGMKQNTELSDIFGILSGKIHKELRTGSDILDLDSSVRTVYGKQEGDRKGFNCKNKGKRSYHPQFAFLRMSSRLASSR; this is encoded by the coding sequence ACTAAATCATCTTTTTCTCAAAAAATATCTTTGGAAGAGAAAGCCAATCAAATCTATTCACTCAGTCAAATATTTAATGCAATCATATTGGGAACATTGAGCGGAATGAATCGCCTTAGCAAAATAGAAAACTTCACACTGGATCCTCTGGTGCGTTATTTACTATCGATAGAAAATAAGCTTGACATTGATACGATTCGATATCATATCAAAAAATTTGGAATGAAACAGAATACTGAGTTAAGCGATATTTTCGGCATATTATCCGGCAAGATTCATAAAGAACTAAGAACCGGAAGTGATATTCTTGATCTTGATTCATCTGTAAGGACGGTATACGGCAAACAAGAAGGAGACAGGAAAGGATTTAATTGCAAAAATAAGGGTAAACGCAGCTATCATCCTCAATTTGCATTTTTAAGAATGTCTTCTCGCCTGGCTTCGTCCCGGTGA
- a CDS encoding 50S ribosomal protein L28 has translation MARKCDICGKGPVVGNKVSHAHNLTKRRWLPNLKKVKVTVNGTPKTLTVCTQCIRSGALDRL, from the coding sequence ATGGCTCGTAAATGTGATATATGCGGAAAAGGGCCTGTTGTAGGGAACAAAGTAAGTCACGCACATAATCTTACGAAACGCAGATGGCTGCCGAATCTTAAAAAGGTTAAAGTAACTGTAAACGGTACGCCAAAAACACTTACTGTATGTACCCAGTGCATCAGATCAGGAGCACTTGACAGGCTTTAG